The genomic stretch cgctttcttcccactttttcgaattgctgaccttagaattgaaattcttacattcaaacaaagagagaaggaaactttaggagcagcttgggctaggttcacaagccttaccaattccggtccaaacctttccctgcctaaccatgtactgtactaccacttttatcgtggtctaaacaaggaagttgctcttcacctcgacattgcttcaggaggctcattcacacacaaactcatagatgaggggagagctatcctagaaagaattcttgaaaataccccttacacaggcatttatgatgagtttcctgaaggagaaaaagaagtcgagcctaatcctaaaccaaaagatgaggaacttgcagctgagttagaaattccacctgacccatccattaatttggttgtagagaaacctcctgataaaggaatgcaaaaccaactaagggatgatgaaccaccacccttagagcatccctttgaattcgaggaagatctttttgaagattttggaaacacctcgaattttcctatccaaacacgacctctagcaaggaccactcaatccattctaagagtagaatctgttgacatagaacacatcaaaagcctttcggctatcctgagttatgaatggctaacagaagcagagctgtctcttgaggtagctcgaatcatcactccttcaaccattcttctgtgccaaattagaaggtccgctaggaaggtccactacaatccatatgttgggataaatattatttccaaggagttagctgacactctttatcccaacgagtccataaccccatctcaaaaacttttacaaagtccatctagattaattttAGAGAGCCATGGgatattaagggcagttcttattagaatcaaggactttggaatatgtctagattttcacatttatgacataccggagattcctctcttgattagtagaccaatcatgaaacttctacaagaacaaccacaacgagttcatttagacttcaaagttgggaattcgactattgttgttcctctagctagatcaattaacacgatagtggaacccaagcttgaaccagatcctattgaggagatcttaatgctgactcaagaggagatggcccaaccattctttaatcatgaacactttgttcaagaagaagaagagttggtagaacccgttgagctagacaaaaatgaacaaccttcacctcctttgaTAGAATTGAAACCTCTTCCttttggccttagatatgtcttcttacacaataacccaaaaactctagtaattatcagtgacaagctttctgattatgaaacacaacaacttgtcactgttcttgaaagacatagatcagcatttggctacaatctcgaagatctcacgggcattagtcccattctctgtactcatcgtatccctattgatcccaattctacaccttcaagggaaccacaacggagacttaacaatgctatgcgagaggttgttaagaaagaggtcctcaaactctatcgtgctgggattatttatcatgtgccacatagtgagtgggttagccctgtccaagtagtgccaaagaaaggaggaatgacggttgttaggaatgagaaaaatgaactcatccctcaacgaattgtcactgggtggcgtatgtgtattgactatcgaaaactcaacaaggctacaaagaaagatcactttccgttacccttcattgatgaaatgttggaacggcttgcaaaccactctttcttttgtttccttgatggttattctggatatcaccaaatcctaaTCCAcctagatgaccaagaaaagactacctttacatacctgtatggaacttatgcataccgacgaatgtcgttcggattgtgcaatgctccagcttctttccaacggtgcatgatgtctattttctcggacatgattgagaagatcatggaggttttcatggatgattttaccgtctatggcaaaaccttcgatcattgtttggagaatttagatagagtcttgtagcgatgtgaagaaaagcacttaatcctgaactaggagaaatgccattttatggttcaggaaggaatagtgctaggacataaagtgtccgaacgtggtatagaggtggacaaagcaaagattgaagttgttgaaaaacttccacctcccacgaatgtgaaaggaattcgtagctttttgggacatgcagggttctatagacgctttatcaagaatttctctcaaattgctagacccctaactaatctcttagctaaggatgcacctttcatctttagtgatgagtgtcatgaatcttttcaaactcttaagaaagcactcatctcagccccgattatccaaccacctgattgaaatcttccttttgagatcatgtgtgatgctagcgattttgcggttggtgccgttttaggacaaaccaaggatagaaagcattatgccatatcctacgctagcaaaaccttgtctggaccacagctcaattacactacaactgaaaaagagcttttggctgttgtctttgctatagacaagtttagatcttacttagtgggggcaaagataatcatctattcagaccatgctgctctcaagtacctcctcactaagaaagatgctaagcctcgtctaattcgacgGATTCttttactccaagactttgacggGGGTTGTATTACAACCCTTGTGTAAAATGGTTGCAATCTGTGCCTGTAATGCAATGGACTAAATGTGTTGCAATATGTGTGGTTTGTCATTGCAATAGGTGTGTGCTACTGCAACTATTTTGGAGTTATGTTGCAATTAGTTGGCATTATTGCCATGGTGCTTTGGAGTTGTATTAGTATTGATTTTCATTGCAATTACTTGGTGTTATTGCAACTATATTGAGTTTGGTTGTTTTTGCTTGTAACTATTACCATGCTTGTTCTGAGTTGCAATAGTTGTTAGTAGTGTTGCAATTGCTAGATGGTTATTGCAACAAGAATTTTGAATGGATGCAATAGCATGATCCTATTGCCATGGCTTTTTGGGGTTGTAATAATCTTCTCCGACGTTGCAATAATTAGGTACTTATTGCAACCATAATCCTAAATGGACACAATATATCATGTTACTTTTGCCATGATTTTTTGTATTGCTATAGGCTAGTGTCCTTGTTGTAATACAACGTTGTGGGCAACACTTGTATTGCTAggtgtttttattttatttgctaTATTGAACTTTAGCATGGCATGAAAaatgataacaaaaataaaaatgggTCAAActattttatttgaaatcatttactaTTATAGAATTATGTCTGAGGTCTCATATACTTAATCTTAAGTGTGTCATGGAAAAAATAATAAGTACAATAAAAATGAAGCAACTACCAAGATTTGAAATTGCAACCTCAACCCCCAAGGAGAAACCAACACCCTCATGACCACTAAAGCAATTGCTTGTTTATGCAATATCtacctttttattttatttgttatGTTAAACTTTGCCATGACGTGAAAAAACAataggaaaaataaaaatagaccaaaatatgttattttaaattatttactaTCGTCAGAATATGTTCAAAGTTCTCACACACTAATCCTTAGCGTGCCTTGGAAAAAATCTTACATACCAATCCTTAGTGTGCCGTGGAAAAAAATCTCACATACCGGTCCTTAGTGTGCCATGAAAAAAatgataagaaaaataaaaaaaggcaACTACCAAGACTTCAACTTGCTACCTCAACCACCAAGGGTAAAGCAACACCACAATAACCGCTAGACCACTTGCTTTTTATGTAATatctagttttttattttatttgttatGTCAAACTTTAGCATGACCTGAAAAAAtgatgaaaaataaaaatagaccaatttttttattttaaatcaTTTACTATTTTCAAATTATTAAGCATGTGTTggaaaaataataagaaaaaaaTGAGGCAGCCACCAAGATTTGAACCCACAACCTCATCACCAAGGTAACAACCACTACCACCAAACCACATGCATTTTTATGCAATATCTAGTGTTTGGTTTTATTGTTACATTAACTTTAGCATAATGTGGAAAAAAtgcaaagaaaaataaaaattggACAAACGCCGAGATTTAAACATGCATCTCACGCCCCAAGAGGTCAATAAGACCCCCACTACCACTAGACCACTTGCATGTTTACACACTATCTTGTGTTTCATTTTATTTGTTATATTAAACTTTAGCATGGCATACAACAAATgataagaaaaaaaatttagGTAACCACTAAGATTTGAACTTGCATCTCACTCCCCAAGTGGATGGCAATATACCTACTACCACTAAACCACTTACATGTTTGTGAAAGATTTaatgttttattttatttgttatAGGATCCATAGCTTGAGTTATCACGACATAATGAAATTGTAAACTGTTCAAACAATATAAGATAGAAAAATGACTCGAAagaaagttatagatctcaatGAATTCTACAACTTTCTTGTGAATGCCTTTTTCATTTAATATCATTTAGTGCCCCAAAAATACATTCAAAGTTCTCATATTTCAAATTCAAATTTCCAATTGTTCAAATAAAATTTGATAGAGAaatgaccaaaacaaaagttgtagatctcgatgaGTTATACAATTTTATTGttgatgacttttccatttaaaAAATCATTTAATGTCCCAAAATTCTATTTGAAGTGTTTATGTAAATTCAAATTTAACATGTCGTGGAAAAAATGGCAAGAAAATCTatttgaaattatttattaTCCCAAAAAAATTGGTTcaagttttaaaattttgaaatttaattTTTGCGTTGCATGGAAAAATTGCCATGAATAAGAAAAATAAGGTGACCACCAAAATTGCGTTGCATGGAAAAATtgacatgaaaaataaaaaatagggtGACCACCACCTCACCACCACCTCTAAGTCCAAGAGGACAACGACACCCTAATAACCACAAGACCCTTgcatattatgaaaaatttagtattttattttatttgttatAGAAAACATGACTTGAGCTATCAGAACATAAATTTTGAATTATTCACATAAAGTTGTATGGAGAaaaaaccaaaacaaaagttttaAATATCGACGAGTTCTACAATTTTGGTGTTgacgacttttccatttgaaataatttaCCATCCTAAAATTTTATTCAAAGTTCTCTTATTTTGAAATTAAATACTGAATTGTTCAAGAAGTTAGATGGAGAAACAACCAAAAGAGTTTTTTTAGATCTGCATAACTTATAAAAACCTATAGTTGACGACTATTCCATTTAAAATCATTTACTCTCCCAAAATTGtattataatttttatattttggAGTTCAAATTTATACTAGTGTGGAAAATATCAAGAAAAAgccatttgaaatcatttactaTTATAAAATTCTATCTGAAGCTTCATATTTTAAAATTAAGATTTAACATGGCGTGGAATAGttgacaaaaaataaaaatgggGCAACCATTGAGATTTCTACTAGTAATAGTAACCTCACCTCTTCCATAGTAACACCAAAGCCAGCACTACCACTACACCACATGGATGTTTTTTAATCTTTCTTGGTCATTTTATTTCTCAAGTGTGGAGAATGAGAGCTTGTCgtattttaaaattcaaattttaaattgtTTAAACAAACTCGaataaggctagtctcaatgcatttttcatgagagtgtcatgcacattaaatagggtgccacataagcaaaattactgacttagcaggatcattaaatgaaggagtttcatcagatgagagaggagtttcatcccaagAAACTCATATGACtcagttacctagtttataattTTGGTAACTGTGCTACGAaactatacattgagactggcctaagacaACAATCAAAAGAAATTGTAGATTTGGTCATCTGTATGAGTTTTAAAAACTTGTAATTGATGGCTTCCATTTGAAAATCATATACTATCCAAAAAAATTATTTGAAATTTTTACATTTTAACATTAAAATTTAGAATGGCGTCAAAAAAATGACaacaaaagttatagatcttaaaatactccctctatcccaaaaTATTTATCGTTTTCATTTCTAAGAAATAATTTTGACAAAATATATAttgaaaaatattaatatttatggtacataattagtattattaaaaaaaatctttaatctatttttaaataaatttatttaaaaatataaatgttAGATATATCTTTTATAAATCGAGTAAAACTTATTGCATGGAAATAAAAAATGACATATAATTTAGCACATAGGGTCTCCCTCCTTAACGCCGAATCTAGCCAAAATTTTCATAGGCTTGCGACCTGCGCTCCCCAAAACATTTCAATTTTCATGAAACTCGCTCCGTGTCCCTGCGAAATCCTATCAGTTTCCGCAAACACCATTTCCAGCCCTACCACAAAgccgcaccgccgccgccgccgcgttaaGCCATACACCGCAGTCCCGCTGCCCCGGCCCTCATCCTCCCATCCTCGCCCCAACCCCTACTGATGAGCCTTTTGCTCACATGTCGACAAGCTGCTCCATAGTTAACCGCCGATGCCGCACGAGCTCCCTTGACCGTAGCCTCTCCTATGTTGGGGCGGGTTGGGGGTGAATCGGTGGAAAGATACTGTCGCTTAGCGTCCTGTGATTGTTCATCGCCAATTCCTGCAGTCCCATCGCGAACTACCGGAGAAAGAAGCGGCGACTCGGCAGGCGATGCTTTTGCTGTTGTCATCCCACTACAGGTGCGACTCCTACAGATCCCCTCCCCATCTCCTCATTTGCatcatctccttcttccccttccccttcttGATTTGAATCGATGTCTCAAGTGTAGAGCTTCTCTTGGTCTGATGCGAGCTGTTCGATTGTCGGTGTAGTTGTATCTGCACGGTGGGCAGGGATCGACACCGCACAGTCGACGAACACGATCTGGCTACAAAATGTCGATTGGGGAGACGGACTCGCTGTTGCCACTGAATCCACCGCTGGACTCCTATGCACAAGAACCACAGGGAGCTGTTCCGTAATAAGGTCAGTAAGCCCACATCATTTACACGCCATCCCATCTACAAGTATGGTTGCcgtattattttctttttaataaGGTGAACCAACAAACGAGTGTGCGGGTCAACACTGTATAATTTAATGATTTTAATCCAACACTAGGCGTCGTCTCAGAATGTGCAGCTATTCTCCAAATACCAGTAATGACCATACAAACAAGCAAGCATATGCTGTCCAATTTGACATTCTGTACTAAAAATGgaatattttcttttttgttgGAACTTAAAATTAAAGGCAAGAACTTCTAAGTGGTCTTATGTTGAATATTGCTAATTCTTTTTGTCGTAAATGAAACTTTTTGACATCACAAATACAATTTTAGAGTCCGAACATGAGAGAATGAAACGAGCTATGGTCTCTTGTGCATGAAAACTGCACTAGATAGTTCTTGAAAACATGACATGGAAAAAGATAACTGGATGTCAAATAGATGAATACATGCACTAGAAACCATAGCTTGCCTTGCCGAATTGATTGCATGCTTGCATGCAGCTCCTTTTTTTTTGCTTCCACACACCCTGTCATTATATTCACCTAGCAAATAGTTGATCTTTTTTAGTGTTTTATCTTTTCATACCTCACTAATTTATGGCTATGCTAAAAGCTTCAGACCTAAGGAGATCACATGTAAGGGTGTAGAACAGTAGAATAATATATCTGTTATTTAACTTTTGTTGCAAGTTCCTTTCATCTATAAATCATGGAAAATTTCAGTATCCTATTATTGTTAGTAGAGTGTAGAAGTTGCAGCCTTAGATGAGTATTTCTGTGAGAGATAAAAACAGAATTGTGTTTTCAATGTAGCATTTTTTGTAGGCCGCATGAGCTGTCCATAGTTGTTAAAATTTATACACTATACTTGTTGTGGTATGATGTAGTACTTGCTATTGTAATAAAATTTATACACTATATTCCTATTCACAGCATTTTTGGAGGTGAGCAAGGTGCTGAAGAAGGCGTAGGCCACAGGGAAGAAGGTGGAGCTGTGGCCATGCTTAGTCAATTCATTGACTTTGCAACATccatgtttcttttttttttttacatggCCTTTCAATATACAGGTATTTTTTCAGTGTTATAAGTAATTCCAATTAGACTGACTAAACTGCAACTAGAGATGTTAAACTAAGGATTATTTCTTGTTGTTTCTCAGGATGCCCTTTTACACTAGATTTTATTTAAATGTAGCAGTTGATGCTTGTTGGGGACCATGGGATAAATGACTACAGCATATGGTCAAATCTTGAATTAGATTTCTGTATAGGTGTTTGCCAAAGTATGAAGGTCAAATTCACTGATGCTTGTTAGCTGTTTTGATTTTTATCAGCTAACTTCAAATCACAAACCATTCAAATTTACATATTGTTGCTAAACTAGAGAATGCAATGATTTGGATTACATAGTTCTGCATTTGCTTGTAGTCTATTTTAAGCTTCATATTCAAATCAGCACACTGAAATTTTGCCTGAAAAAGATAATATTTAACTCGCTACTAGATAGAAGAAGATTTACATTCAGAAAGGCACACAGAAAAACATAATAGTACAATTAAATCATGATCCATTACCAGACTTACATCATGCTCAATGAATCAGTTTTTGGTAATAGTACAACATAGTTCAAACTTAAATTTTTATGAGATTATTTTGGTCCCATTGCATGACCCTAGTGGCTAAAATAATgctaattcttttttttttggcatagTCACTTATTGTAGAATGATGAGAAGTCACTCACAGTTACAGACCGAGTTGCTGAATTTTAGTTTTGCATGGCTAACAGGTGGTGTTGGCTGATCTTTGCCTTATGCTTTTTCTTGTGACTTGTGATATAAATTTGTTacaatcttgctgtgatgaccTGACATGTGAGTGTGGCTGAGTGTCAGAAACTAAGAACTCAATTGAGAACTTGACACCTTGACATCAATAGAAACTGACAACTCAACTGAGTCTAGCAATCCTGCTCCATCCTCCTCTATAGAAATcaatatgtgctttgttctccaAAAATAAATAATGTGTGCTCTTGTAAATAACAGAGTTAAATGTTT from Sorghum bicolor cultivar BTx623 chromosome 3, Sorghum_bicolor_NCBIv3, whole genome shotgun sequence encodes the following:
- the LOC110434195 gene encoding uncharacterized protein LOC110434195 isoform X1, which codes for MLGRVGGESVERYCRLASCDCSSPIPAVPSRTTGERSGDSAGDAFAVVIPLQSFSWSDASCSIVGVVVSARWAGIDTAQSTNTIWLQNVDWGDGLAVATESTAGLLCTRTTGSCSVISIFGGEQGAEEGVGHREEGGAVAMLSQFIDFATSMFLFFFYMAFQYTVTYCRMMRSHSQLQTELLNFSFAWLTGIVSGSGFRFLTLFLPLPGDQLQARVPPPVCP
- the LOC110434195 gene encoding uncharacterized protein LOC110434195 isoform X2, which gives rise to MLGRVGGESVERYCRLASCDCSSPIPAVPSRTTGERSGDSAGDAFAVVIPLQSFSWSDASCSIVGVVVSARWAGIDTAQSTNTIWLQNVDWGDGLAVATESTAGLLCTRTTGSCSVISIFGGEQGAEEGVGHREEGGAVAMLSQFIDFATSMFLFFFYMAFQYTGIVSGSGFRFLTLFLPLPGDQLQARVPPPVCP